ACGATCTTCTCGTCGCGGAAGAACGCGCCGTCGCAGGTCGCGCAGGTCGACAGCCCGTACCCCATCAGTTCGTCCTCGCCGGGGATACCAAGCGTCCGGGCGCTCGCGCCGGAGGCGGCGATGAGCGCGTCAGTCGTGTACACGTCGCCGTTGGTGAGTTCGACGCGGAACGGCTGCTGGGAGTCGTCGACGTCGGCGACGACGCCGTTTTTGATCTCCGTGCCGAAGCGCTTCGCCTGCGTCTTCATGTCGTTGACGAGCTCGGGACCGCTGATTCCCTCCGGGAAGCCTGGGAAGTTGTCGACTTCCGTCGTGAGCGTCAGCTGGCCACCGGGTTCGGTCCCCTCGAACACCAGCGGGTCGTTGTTCGAGCGGGCGGCGTAGATGGCCGCCGTGAGTCCCGCGATGCCCGTTCCGGCGACGATGAGCCGCCGGTGTTCGACGAATCCGTCTTCCGCAGATACGTCTGTCATTGACCACTGTTGGCCGCGGGTTTGTATTTAATTTGTGCTGTTCGACGCGGGTGATGCAACAGTAAGTCGGACGCGAGCGCGACGACGCGGCGGCCCTCGTCGCGACGACAGGGGAACGCTTAGGCGACGAGGCGCACATCCGGAGGTATGTCTGCGGACCTCGAAGAGAAGACGACGCGTTACGAGCGGATGCTCGCCGACGCCCTCGACGAAGCCGAAGCGGTGCCGCCGGACGGGACGCCGCTGTCGGCGATGGCCGACGACTGCCGGGAGATGGCCGAGTCGTATCTCGACGACGGCCGCCACTTCCGGGAGACCGACGACTGGGTGAACGCGCTCGCGTCGTTCTCGTACGGCTACGGCTGGTTGGACGCGGGCGTCCGGATGGGGCTGTTCTCGATTCCCGAGGAGACGGAACTGTTCACGACGTAGCAAACGCGTTGAGGAGGAACCTGCGCCCCGGGCCTGTATGCTCCGGCGATGTGTTTAGGTCGGTCGGTGGACTCTCACTCACTGATGGAGTCAATCCTCTGGTACGTGCTGACGAGCACGCGCGGCGGTGACAACCGCCTCAGACTCCTCGTCGCCGCCGACGAAGAAGCCCGCAACGCCAACCAATTCGCCGCGGACCTCGGGTTGGATTACAAGACGGTTCGCCACCACCTCGACGTTCTCGTCGAAAACGATATCCTCGAACCGCTCACCGAGGGATACGGCGCGCGGTATCGGCCGACCGACAGGGTTAGACACCACTGGGAGACGGTCGAGAAGATACTCGCGGAGTCCGACGTCGAACGCCCCTGAGCGACGCGTATCCGAGCGGAAGTTAGCAGTCGCGCCGAGAGAGAATCCGCTCGATGATGTCGCCCGTCGAGAGTAGTTCGTCGGGATACTTCGGTTCGCGCGCGGAGGCGCGCTCGACGGCGCAGTCGATGCCGCGGGCGGCCAACGCAGACTCGATAGCCGCCTCGTCGTGGTGCTGGTCGTAGCCGAGGACGATGAGGTCGGGTTGAATCTCCTCGATTGGGACGAAGATGTCCTCGCGGTGGCCGAGGTGCGCCTCGTCGACGACGGCGAGCGCGGCGACCAAGTCCCGGCGCTGGCGGTCGGAGAGAACCGGTTTCTTCTTGTGGGTGACGTTGTCGCGTCGAGCAACGATGACGTGGAGTTCGTCGCCCATCGAGGCGGCCTCCGAGAGGTAGTGGACGTGGCCGGGGTGGAGCAGGTCGAACGTGCCTTGTGCGATTACCGTCGTCATGCGTCGAAATCCTCGTGAATCATGAGTCCTCGGCGAGTTCCTGGTCGATGTCCTCTTGCGTGAAATCGAAGAACGCTTCGTCGTCCGGCAGGTCGACGTCGAGCACGTCGAGTTTTCGTCGCTTGCCCTCTCGGTCGAACGCGCGCCAGTCGTTTCGGCCGTACGGCGCGCCGACGATGATGTGAGCGTCGCCGTTGCCGAACGTCGCGAGGTCGGCGTCGCTCGGGCGGAGCACGCCGTTCGGGTGCGAGTGGACCGAACCGACGGCGTCTCTGTCGTTGGGGACCATGCTCGTCTTGACCGTCGCGCTCACGGGGTTCGATTCGGTGCCCGGAATCACCAACACGTCGGTGATGACTGTGCCGTCGCGATCTAAACCGAGGTCGTGGGCGTCCTCGCCGCGGAGAAACCCCATGTACTCGTTCGGATGGGTCTCCTCGGACGCTTCGAGGACGAAATCGAGCGTCTCGGCGGCGATTCCGAGGAGTTCGCGATCGCTCGACCGGAAGAGCCGCATAGCACACACTCCGACCCGTCGCCTTCTAAGGGTTCCGGAAGGTCCCTCGCGGCCGAACCGCCGGACCGTCGAGCCGTCGAGACAGGATGTAAAGCTTAAGGCGGGACCCCCACGTAGCACGCCCATGACCGATGACACCGCCGGAGATTCCGGCGCAGGGTCGGATTCGAGACCCGTCGTCTACGACCTTGATCCCGACTGCACGGCCGCAGACGTGGAGACCGGGGCACTGTACCACGCCGCCGTCAACGGCGTCGTCGACTACGGCGTCTTCGTCGACGTCTCCGACAACGTCTCCGGACTCGTCCACGAGTCGAACCTCGACGGTTCGTACGGCGTCGGCGACAGCCTCGTCGTCGAACTCGTCGAGATCAAGGAGAACGGCGACCTCGCCTTCGACGAGGTCGACCCCGACGACTACCGAACCGAAGCCGTCGACCACGAACCCGACATCACCGCTGTCGCGTCGTTGACGACCGGCACCGACGCGACCGTCGAGGGTCGGATCGCGCAGATAAAACAGACCGGCGGCCCGACCATCTTCCACGTCGCCGACGACACCGGAATCGTCTCCTGCGCCGCCTTCGACGAGGCGGGCGTCCGCGCGTACCCCGAGCTCGGTCTCGACGACCTCGTCCGCCTCGACGGCCGGGTCGAGACCCACGACGGCACGACGCAACTGGAGGTCTCCTCGATGCGCGCGCTCGACGGCGAGCGCGCCGAAACCGTCGCGGCCCGTCTCGACGCCGCCCTCGAAGAACGCGCGGAGCCGAACACCGTCGAACCGCTCGTCGAGTGGCCCGCGTTCGAGAAGCTCCGCGACGACCTCCGGGAGGTCGCCCACCTGCTCCGCCGGACGGTACTAGAGGGCCGCCCGATTCGCGTCCGCCACCACGCCGACGGCGACGGCATGTGCGCGTCGATTCCGGTCCAGCTCGCGCTGGAGAACTTTATCGCCGAGGTACACGAGAACCCAGATGCGCCGCTGCACCTGTTCAAGCGACTGCCGAGCAAAGCGCCGTTCTACGAGATGGAGGACGTGACGCGCGACCTCAACTTCGCACTGGAAGGGCAGGCCCGCCACGGCCAGAAGCTCCCCCTCCTCCTGATGCTCGACAACGGCAGCACCGAGGAGGACGTGCCCGCCTACCAGAACCTCGCGCACTACGACATGCCCATCGCGGTCGTCGACCACCACCACCCCGACCCCGAGGCGGTCGAACCACTGCTCGACGCCCACGTCAACCCGTACCTCTACGACGAGGACTACCGCATCACCACCGGGATGATGTGCGTCGAACTCGCGCGGATGATCGACCCCGACATCACCGACGAACTCCGCCACGTCCCCGCCGTCGCCGGACTGGCGGACCGCTCGAAGGCCGAGGTGATGGAGGAATTCGTAGACCTCGCCGAGGAGCAGGGCTACGACCGCGAGGACATCGGCGACATCGGCGAGGCGCTGGACTACGCCGCGCACTGGCTGCGCTACAGCGAGGGCAAAGCGCTCGTCAACGACGTGCTCAACGTCGGCTGCGACGACGACGAGCGCCACCGCGAACTCGTCGAGTTCCTGTCGGCGCGCGCCGAACGCGACGTCGAAGTCCAACTGGACGCCGTCGAGGACCACGTTGAGCACGAGCGCCTCAAGAGCGACGCCCGCCTCTACACGGTCGACCTCGACAACTTCGCGCACCGCTTCACCTACCCTGCACCCGGCAAGACGACGGGCGAACTCCACGACCGGAAGGTCCAGGAGACGGGAGAACCCGTCATCACCATCGGCTACGGGCCGGACTTCGCCGTCCTGCGCTCCGACGGCGTCCGCCTCGACATCCCGCAGATGGTCGCCGAACTCAACGAAGAGGTGGAAGGCGGCGGCGTCTCCGGCGGCGGCCACCTCGTCGTCGGCTCCATCAAGTTCGTCAAGGGGATGCGCGAGGAGGTCATCGACAGCCTCGTCGAGAAGATGGCCGAAGCCGACATCGACGACGAACTGTCGAGCACGGCGGCGCTTGACTAAGACGCGACTCGCTCACAGCTCGGCGCACGCTCACTCGAACTCAATTTCTCTCGCCCCGACGACGAGGGCCAACGCCGTCGCCGCGACGACGGCCACTCCGACGACGACGGGGAACAGCCGGCTCTTGTCACCGCCACTGGCCCGCCAGTCGGCGGCGAACACCTCGCCGTAATACGCCGCGGCCTCGTCTCCCTCTAACGCGACGATCACTTCTCGGTTCTCCCGGGCGGAGTGATTGTTCCAGTAGAAACTGCCGACGAGCGCCGTCTCGCCGTCGACGAGGACGCCTTCGCGTGGACCTTCCCGTACCGCCCCCGCGGGTCCGCGAGTCGAACCGACAGGGGCGCGTCGTGGCGGTCGGCCCACTCGTTCAGTCGGTCGGCGACGGCGCGGTTCTCCTCTTCGGCGTACCACAGGCCGGAGAGCAGGAGGCGGACGCGAACGCCCTTCTCGGCGGCCCGCACCGTCGCCCAGACGAACGGCTGTCGGGGACCGCCGACGATCGGCAGCACGACGATCGGCAGCACGTCTATCGACTCCTCGGCAGCGTCGAGTTCGGCGACGACGGCGTCCTCCGCGTTGCCAGGGGCGGTGAGGATCCGCGGCTCGGACGCCAGCGCGACGCGGCCGGGTGACGGAACCGCGACGGTCGACTCCCCGTCCGAGAGCGTCCAGTTCTCCCTGCCCTCGATTTCGACGACGACGAACTCGCCGACGTCGCCGTCGCGGACGGGGTTCGGGTAGAGTTCGACGATGCGGCCGGAGGCCTCGCTCGCCTCGGCAGCTGTCGAGGGCATGCCCGTCGACGCGGGATGCGTCGGCGAGACGGATGGGGCCGAATCAGGCGTCAACGAGACGGATGCCGACGGGACAGGCGTCGACGAGACGGGCGTCGGCGACGCCACTCCCGCGCAGACGGCGAGCAGACAGAGAACGACCGCGATTCCTCGGCGCACGACACGGAGTGGTCCCGTCTCCGCCGACAAACGTTCGCTTCGGTGTTTTTTTGGCTCCGACAGACGGTGAGACAGTCATGGTCGATATCGTAACCGGTCTGGAACTGGCAGGCTACGCGCTGGGCGCGCTCGGCGGCGCGCTCGTCTTCATGGAGTTCTTTCAGGAACCGACGTACGTTGAGTACGATCCCGATTTCAACGGCTACACCATCGACATCTCGCCGCAGGAGGTCCGCGAGCACACGTGGCTCGGCCGCGTCGGCGGCTTCTCCATCGCGCTCGGGTTCGCGCTGCTGTTCCTCTCGACGTTCCTCGCGTGAAAAACTGAACCGTTCGTCTTCTTACGCCGTCGGCGTCGTCGCCTCGAGCGCCTGCTTCGCCCGGTCGACCTCGTGCTGGACGATAAACGAGTTGTCGTCGGTGTGGTCCGCGACGGCTTTCAGCGCCTTCTCGGTGCCGATCTGCCGGAGCGCCCACGCCGCGCTCGCGCGGACGTTCGGGCTCGCGTCGTCTTCGAGCGTGTCGGTGAGCGGGTCGACGGCGCGCGCGTCGCCGATGAGGCCGAGCGCACGGGCGGCGTGCGGCCGGACGTTGTCGTTGTCCATGACGAGTTTGTCCGCCAGCGGTTGCGTCGCCTCCTCGCTGCCGATCTCGCCGAGCGCCTTGAACGTCACCTTCTGCAGCGCAGGGTCCTTGTCGGTGTCGACGTAGTCGACGAGCGTCTCGACGGCGTCGAGCGCGCCCGACCCCATCTTGCCGAGCGCCCTGATGCTGGGTTTGTCGCGCTTCTGGGCGCGCTGGTGCATCGCGTCGAACGCGCGGGCGTCGTTCATCCGCGTGATGGCTTCGAGGCAGTGCTCCTCCATGAAGTCGGATTGGAGGCTGTCGAGTGCGAGCAGCACCATCTCGACGTTGCCGCGCTTCTCGTGTTCTTTCAGCGCGCTCCACTCCGGCGGGTAGTCCTTGTAGTGGCCGAGCACGTCGTAGAAGCCTTCAGCCTCGAGCTGTTCGCGCGTCTCCAGGTCGTCCCACTCCTGGGCGTCTTCGAGGTCCGACTGGAGCGTCTCGGTCGCCTCGAGCAGCGCCGCGATTGTCTCTTCGTCCTCGTCGGCATCGAGTGACGCCGATTTTACCGTCTTCACGACGGCGTCGAGCGCGGAGACGAGGTCGCTCTTGTCGCCGGTGGAGACGGCCGCGTCGACGACGGCGCCACTCTCGTCGTCCTCCTCGAAGATCTCGGCGACGGTGTCGAGGAACGACTCGACGGCTTCGGCGATTTCGCCCTCACCGCGGTCGGTCCAGCGTGTCTCGTCTATCTTCGTCTTCGCCTCCTCGACGTTCTCGGCCACGTCCTCGGCGTACGGTCCGCGCTGGGATTCGAGCTCGTCGCGCAGGTCGGAGAGGCGTGATTCGAGTTCCTCCTGCGGGCTCTCCTCCTCTTCGTCCTCCGGTTCCGGCAACTCGGCGGCTTCGAGGTCGGCGGCGATGCTATCGAGCGTCTCCTCGGCCTCGTCGAGGTCGGCTTCCGTCTCCGCCGCGTCGAGTTTCTCCTCGGCGGTGTCGAGGCGCTCGTCGAGGCTCTCGGCCGTGATCTCGGACGATGCGTCCGTGGCCGACTCCTCGTCGTCGGTCGCCTCGGTCGGCGTCTCGTCATCCCCGTCAGTCATATGCTGAATCTCCGCACGTGCGCCAAAAGAGCGTTTCCCTTTGCCCCCCGTGAGAGAGGGAAATTGCGGCCGCGACCCTACCCGCGCGGGACCATGACGAACCCGCGCCGTTCGCAGCCGCACGATGCTGGTCGAACGTACTGTGGTAACAACCAGCATGATACTAGTACACATCCAACTATATGCATCTATCGCGGCGTATCAGGGCGAGTGACTGACAAGGGTTTTGTCCGAACTTCAGTGCTATGGCGACTGTGGCGGTCGCGCAGACGACCTGCCTCGGAGTTGGCGTCGAACTCGGAGTACGCCGGACGGTCCGCCGTCGTGAGATCGGGCGGAACCGTCGCCGCCGCGCTGAGTCGGGACGAGCGCGGCCTCGTCACCGACCTTGACCCGACCGTACTGGTCGAACAGCGGGCGTTCGTCGGTATCTTTGAGGAGTGAAGCGGCCCGAAATCGTCACGTTCGGACGCGGCGGCGCCGCTCCATCGACCGGCGACGTTTCGGTGTAGTACGAACACATCAACGACACATAGAGAAAGAATTTTTTGGAAAGCCGAAAAAGAATTTTTGTAGAGTCAAGGTTTAAGTGGGTGGCGTCCGTACGATGGAGTGTTATGAGTACCCAGAAGACAGTTCGTCAGCCTGCCGACAAAGTCGAGGAGACAGCGCTCCGTATCGAGAAGGACAAAGCCGAGCAGATTATCGACGCGCTCAACACCGACCTCGCGAACGCGTACGTGCTCTACCACCAACTGAAGAAGCACCACTGGAACGTCGAGGGCGCCGAGTTCCTCGAACTCCACCGCTTCCTCGAGGAGGCGTACGAGCACATCGAGGAAGGCGCCGACATCATCGCCGAACGCGCGCAGGCGCTCGGCGGCGTCCCGGTCGCCGGCCCGTCGAACCAGGAGGAGCGCGCCACCGTCGAGTTCGAAGGTGAGGACGTCTACGACGTTCGCACGTCGCTGGAGAACGATCTGGAGATGTACGGCGACATCATCGTCGACCTGCGCGAGCACATCCAGCTCGCCGGTAACCTCGGCGACCCGGCAACCGAGGAGATCCTCCGGCAGATTCTGGTCGAAGTCGAAGAGGACGCCCACCACATCGAGCACTACCTCGAAGACGACACGCTGGTGCTCGAAGAAGCGACGCACTGAGACGAGGGCGAGTCGGCAGACCGGACCATTCTCGTATTTTTCGCACTCGATAACGACGCAGACGGGAGCATCGCGAATCGGTAGCGACGCGGACGCCGAGCGAACGCGAGGAAGAAGGCGTCGCTACCGGGTGAGTACGAACGCCGACGTGGAAGAGACGGACACGACGTCCCGGCCCCGGTTCGGGCGGTTCGACGAAGGAGTGTAGACTACTGCTGGAGGACGACGGTGTAGTCGGTAGCTATCCAACCGTCGTTGTTGCCGTCTTCGGTGAATACGGTTCGGTTCTGTGAGGTTTGGCACGCCGAAACGGAGAACTCTGGTTCCGCTGGGTGAGCGGAGTCGTCGTCGCGGGCGTCGGAGACTGCCATGGATGGAGTTAGGTGAGCCTAAAGCAAAATATGTTTTGGTTGCCCTAAAGCGGTCTGGCTGAGAGCGCGATACCGCGAGCGGGTCCGAACCCGCTTCGAGACCCTTCGAAAGAGCGCTTCCGACGCTCAGATGGGCATCCAGTCGTTCGAGAGCGCCCGGTCGGGGAACGTCCAGCGGTGTTCCGGCGTGCCGTCGCACATCCGAAGTTCGATGACGGCATCGAACGCGTCGGCGAGTTCGTCGACGACGGGGTCGTCATTGGGAACCGACAGGTGGTAGTGCGCCATTCCTGCGACGGACTTGACTCGGCCGCCGACGACGCTGGCGAAGCGTCGAACCGACTTGACGCCGTGGTCCTCGACAAGCGGTTGCAGTGAGTCGAGACAGAGCCGCAACTCGCTGGTTTCGAGCGGACCGTTGGACTGGAAGGAGGTGATGGCGTCGCCAATAGCCCACGAGAGCGACCCGAGGTCGCCGGCTTCGACGTACTCGTGGGCGACCGGTCCGCCGAGGGTAGAGCCGGGGAGACCCTCCGTCGCCGCCGCGCCGCGAACAACCGACGACTGCGTCACGACGCGAAGCGAGTCGTCGTCTCGGGGACCGTTGCCGAGGCGTTCGTGGGTGTGGACGCCATCGGTGAAGACGAACAGTCGCTTGCGCGGTTCGGTCGTCGCGTCGCCGAGGAGGCGACGAGTGAGCGACTGCCGTGCGTCGGGTTCGGAGGACCCGACGACGAGGATGTTGCACCCCCGTCGTTTCAGCTCGGAGAGAGCTACGGTGAATGAATTTTGCCCGGGGGTTTTCATCTTTCGAAAAGAGACGATAGAGTGTACAATAAATATTGTGGGTGCCGGCACCGGGCGAAGTCGGTAGGCGTTTTGTAGATGACCTCCTACGTGTGACAATGACGGATTCGCTGTTCAGTCCGCTGACCCTTCGCGGGACGGAAATTCCGAACCGAGTGATGGTTTCGCCGATGTGTCAGTACTCCTCGCCCGACGGCGTCGCCACCGACTGGCACCGCGTCCACCTCGGGAGCCGAGCGGTCGGCGGTGCTGGTATCGTGATGACCGAAGCGACCGCGGTCTCGCCGGAGGGACGTATCTCGCCGGACGACCTCGGTATCTGGACGCAGGAGCAGGCGGACGCGCTCGCACCTATCGCGTCGTTCATCCGCTCGCAGGGAAGCCACCCTGCGATACAGTTGGCCCACGCCGGGCGGAAAGCGAGCACCAACCGCCCGTGGGACGGCGTCGGTCCCGTCTCGCCCGACGACGGCGGGTGGGAAGTGTACGGCCCGACGGACGAGGCGTGGCCGCGCGAGGAATCGTACCCGAAGACGCATGCACTTGACGGAGACGACCTCTCGGTAGTCGTCGACCAGTTCGCGGAGGCCGCGAAGCGCGCTCACCTCGCCGGATTCGAAATCGCCGAGGTCCACGCCGCGCACGGCTACCTCCTCCACGAGTTCCTCTCGCCGGTCACCAACACCCGCGAGGACGACTATGGCGGTAGTTTCGAGAACCGCACCCGACTCGTCCGTGAGGTCACGTCGGCGGTGCGCGCCGTCTGGCCCGACGACAAGCCTGTCTTCGTCCGCATCTCGGCGACCGACTGGCTCCCGGACCGCGAGTCGTGGGACCTCGAACAGTCGGTTCGTCTCGCGCCGCTGCTTCGGGAGGCGGGCGCGGACCTCGTCGACGTGAGTTCGGGCGGCATCCACCCCGACCAGCAGATTACGAACACGGGCGCGGGCTATCAGGTTCGGTTCGCCGAAGTCATCCGCGAGGACGGCGAGATGCCCGTCGGTGCCGTGGGCAAAATCACCGAACCCGAGCAGGCCGACCAGCTGATTCGGAACGAACGCGCCGACCTCGCCATCGTCGGCCGCGAGCATCTCCGCGACCCGTACTTCACGCTCCACGCCGCCGAGAAACTCGGCGTCGATGTCGACTGGCCAGTGCAGTACCGGCGCGCCTAGTCGCGGAACGGAGCAGACGCTCACCGCGCACGGAACCGGACAAAGCCTTATTCACCGCAGGCAACCAACGCAAAGCTATGAGCCGCCGCGACGACGACCTCGAAGAGCTACTCGGGGAGTTAGAGGAGACGCTGTCGGAGCTCCGAGCCGAACTCCGCGAGGAGCACACGCCCCGCCGCCGTTCCTTCGAACCGCCGACGCCGAGAGACATCCTCCGGTTCACCGAGGAGTACACCATCCCGACGGTCGTCTCGACGCTGGAGGCGACGATTCAGGCGCTCGAACTGTTCCAGCGACTGCTGCGCCTAGCCGACCCCGAGCGCGCGATTCGCGAAGAGAGCAAAAACGCCAGCGAGACGACGCTCCGCAGCGCCGACGACGTGGGGCGCGTCGCCGTCGACGGACTGGAGCGCGCGCTCACCGAACTGCAGCGTGCGCTCTCGGAGGCCGACCTGCCCGAGGACGGCGAGTCCCGCGACATCATCGAGGACGCGCGGCAACTCTCAAGAGATATCGAAGACCGTCTCGCCGACAGCCGGCGAAGCACCGATACCCGACGACGCACGCACGACGCTGAACGGCGACGCGACCGCTCGACCGGGAGGCGGACGCGGGCAGAGCGAGAGTGGGACGAACCGACGCGACGGAACGGACGCGACGACGCGTTCGACGACGGCGCGGTCCGAATCGCCGTCAGCGACGAGGAGAACGACGACTCGGACGTCAGCGATGCCGCCGATGATGCCGACGACACCGCCGACACAGCGGAGTCGGAGGGCGACGGCGACGACGCACCGGCGGTCGACATCGAGTCGGAACTGGACTCGATTCGCGACGAAGTCGAGCGGGCCGAACGCGGCGAAGAGCCGAGACCCGAAGGAAACGACGAGGAGTAGTAACTCGGCACGGAAAGAGCGAACAGACGGTGGTCGAAAGCGCACGACGGGTCACCGTACACCCGCTTCGGCCGCCGTACGCGACTCTTCAAGTCAGGGGAAGCGGTGGCCGCCTCCTCTCTGAAAAACGTTCTCGGTCAGCGAGCTAGCGGCCGGACCTGCCGAACTACCCGAGCGGCCGGAACCGGTAGCCGTCCCACTCCTGGCTCTTCTCCTCGCGGATTCCGGCGTCGGGGTCGCGGAGTTCCGCAGCGTAGACAGGTTCGACCTCGTCGCCGATCTCGACGTCGGGATGCTCGTCGTCGACGTCGAGTTGGCCGATGGCGCGCACCGGTTCGCCGTCGACGTCGAACTTGACGATGGCCAGCGAATTCGGTGCGCGGACGCCCGGGGGCGTCGCCGTGCTCGTCGTCCACGTCACGACCGTCGCGGTGTACTCGCTCAGGTCGACCGTCCCGACCGGCTCGTTCCCGTCGGGACCGATAGGGTGAGGGGGGTAAGTGATGCTGCCGTCGGCGTAGCGCGCCGCTTCCATGGGTGGAATCTCCTTCTCGGGGGTGTCGCTCATCGTTTCGCCTCCAGAATCGTCGTGATGACGCAGTTACCGAACCCGCCGACGTTGCAGGCGAGACCGGTGTCGGCATCGACCTGTCGGTCGCCCGCGTCGCGGGTGAGCTGTTTGTAAATCTCGTACACCTGCGCGACGCCCGAGGCGCCCAGGGGATGACCCTTCGATTTCAGCCCGCCGGACGTGTTGATGGGCAACTCGCCGTCGCGGTCGGTGACGCCCTCCTCAACGGCTTTCCAGCCCTCGCCCTTCTCGAAGAAGCCGAGATCCTCCGACTGGAGGAACTCGAGGATGGTGAACATGTCGTGCAGTTCGGCCACGTCGATATCGTCGGGACCGAGGTCGGCCATCTCGTAGGCGATCTCCGAGGAGTTGACGACGCCGCCCATCGTCGTCGGGTCCGCGCGCTCGTGGACGACGTGGGTGTCCGTCGCGCCGCCGATGCCCGAGACGACGGCGTACTCGTCAGTATACTCGCGCGCGACGGACTCGGGACAGAACAGCAGCGCCGCGCTCCCGTCGGTGATGGGACAGAAGTCGTAGAGACGGAGCGGGTCGGCAACGACCGGCGACTCCAACACGGTGTCGAGATCGACCACCTTTCGGAACTGCGCGTGGGGGTTGTCGACGCCGTTTCGGTGGTTCTTGACCGCGACTTTGCCGAGGCTCTCTCGCGGCGCGTCGTACTCGTGGAGGTAGAGGCGCGCGGTGAGTCCGGCGAAACTCGGGAGTGTGACGCCGTGTTTGTACTCGACGGGGTGGGTGAGAGAGGCGATGACGTCCGTCGACTCCGCCGTCGTCCGGTGGGTCATCTTCTCGCCGCCGACGAGCAGCGTCATCTCGCTCGCGCCGGAGGCGACCGACTGCCACGCGGCGTACGTACCGGCGCCGCCCGACGAGGAGGTCTGGTCGATGCGGGCGGTGTACGCGGGCATCGCCGCGAGGTCGTGGGCGAGGGCGTTCGGGACGCCGGTCTGGCCCTCGAACTCGCCGCTCGCCATGTTCGAGACGTAGAGGTGGTCTATCGCGTCCGGTGCGACGCCCGCGTCGTCGAGGCAGGCCTGGCCGGCCTCCGCGAGCAATTCGCGGATCCAGGCGTCGCGCTGCCCGAATCGGGTCATCGACGCACCGATAATCGCTACGCGTTCCATATCGGACGCGTGCGGGCCACCCGCTTACCGGTTTCCCTTCGCGGAGCCGAAACGCCGGAGCGACTCTCGGACGTGGCGTACGTTTCGCATTCGGTCTGTCTCACCGCAGCACAGGTGTCAGATATGTGTGCTTTCCCGAAGTAGTGCATTACTACTGGCGCCACGTTCGAACGCCGTGGGACGACCGCGCGCGGACGACGTAACCTGACGCCGAATCGGTACCGAGAGGGCGAACCGAAGCGCGAACATCTCAACTGTTTTAGTAGCCCGTCCGCAAGACGCTCTTATGCAGATGAAGGACGCTGTCGCCACCGCCGGCACCGTCGCCAGTCTCGTGCTCCTCGTCGTCGTCGCGATACCCTACCTCGTGGTCACGAACCCAGAGGCGCCGCTTTCAGCGTACTACACTGCGGGGTCGGTCGGGGCCAACAGCGTCGGCTTCCTCGCGGCCATCGCCGCCGTCGTCTTCCTCTCGGGGACGCGCGGTAACGCCGAGCCGGATCTCGTCGCGGGTATCGCCGTCGTTCTCGGTCTCGCGATGGTGCTGCTCTCGTTGCTGTGGGCGACAGCGATCAACTCGACGCTCCTGTTTAGCTTCCCGCCGGAGGCGGCGTGGATCGAGTACCACCGCTGGGCGGTCGTCGCGCTCTCGGCCGTCGTCGCTGTGGACGCGACGGTGTACGCGCGCGAAGTCGTCTGAGCGGCCGCGTCTCTCGTTGCGTCCGACCACAGCGCCGTCGCCGTGTTCCGCGGACGAGAGTCGAAAGGCCCTTAAGCCGGACCGGAGTAGTTCGGGGTGGACTAGGTCGGGCAGTTAGGCCCTGCTCGTAACCCGCCATAGAGTCTTTAGCGGGGACCGAACGTCGGGCGCGTCCGGTCAGACCGGTACGGGCCCCGGGA
This genomic stretch from Haloprofundus salilacus harbors:
- a CDS encoding DUF357 domain-containing protein — its product is MSADLEEKTTRYERMLADALDEAEAVPPDGTPLSAMADDCREMAESYLDDGRHFRETDDWVNALASFSYGYGWLDAGVRMGLFSIPEETELFTT
- a CDS encoding winged helix-turn-helix domain-containing protein, encoding MESILWYVLTSTRGGDNRLRLLVAADEEARNANQFAADLGLDYKTVRHHLDVLVENDILEPLTEGYGARYRPTDRVRHHWETVEKILAESDVERP
- a CDS encoding FAD synthase, producing MTTVIAQGTFDLLHPGHVHYLSEAASMGDELHVIVARRDNVTHKKKPVLSDRQRRDLVAALAVVDEAHLGHREDIFVPIEEIQPDLIVLGYDQHHDEAAIESALAARGIDCAVERASAREPKYPDELLSTGDIIERILSRRDC
- a CDS encoding Mov34/MPN/PAD-1 family protein, which gives rise to MRLFRSSDRELLGIAAETLDFVLEASEETHPNEYMGFLRGEDAHDLGLDRDGTVITDVLVIPGTESNPVSATVKTSMVPNDRDAVGSVHSHPNGVLRPSDADLATFGNGDAHIIVGAPYGRNDWRAFDREGKRRKLDVLDVDLPDDEAFFDFTQEDIDQELAEDS
- a CDS encoding DHH family phosphoesterase, producing the protein MTDDTAGDSGAGSDSRPVVYDLDPDCTAADVETGALYHAAVNGVVDYGVFVDVSDNVSGLVHESNLDGSYGVGDSLVVELVEIKENGDLAFDEVDPDDYRTEAVDHEPDITAVASLTTGTDATVEGRIAQIKQTGGPTIFHVADDTGIVSCAAFDEAGVRAYPELGLDDLVRLDGRVETHDGTTQLEVSSMRALDGERAETVAARLDAALEERAEPNTVEPLVEWPAFEKLRDDLREVAHLLRRTVLEGRPIRVRHHADGDGMCASIPVQLALENFIAEVHENPDAPLHLFKRLPSKAPFYEMEDVTRDLNFALEGQARHGQKLPLLLMLDNGSTEEDVPAYQNLAHYDMPIAVVDHHHPDPEAVEPLLDAHVNPYLYDEDYRITTGMMCVELARMIDPDITDELRHVPAVAGLADRSKAEVMEEFVDLAEEQGYDREDIGDIGEALDYAAHWLRYSEGKALVNDVLNVGCDDDERHRELVEFLSARAERDVEVQLDAVEDHVEHERLKSDARLYTVDLDNFAHRFTYPAPGKTTGELHDRKVQETGEPVITIGYGPDFAVLRSDGVRLDIPQMVAELNEEVEGGGVSGGGHLVVGSIKFVKGMREEVIDSLVEKMAEADIDDELSSTAALD
- a CDS encoding phospholipase D-like domain-containing protein — translated: MVRRRGEPRRRRPTERVGRPPRRAPVGSTRGPAGAVREGPREGVLVDGETALVGSFYWNNHSARENREVIVALEGDEAAAYYGEVFAADWRASGGDKSRLFPVVVGVAVVAATALALVVGAREIEFE
- a CDS encoding HEAT repeat domain-containing protein → MTDGDDETPTEATDDEESATDASSEITAESLDERLDTAEEKLDAAETEADLDEAEETLDSIAADLEAAELPEPEDEEEESPQEELESRLSDLRDELESQRGPYAEDVAENVEEAKTKIDETRWTDRGEGEIAEAVESFLDTVAEIFEEDDESGAVVDAAVSTGDKSDLVSALDAVVKTVKSASLDADEDEETIAALLEATETLQSDLEDAQEWDDLETREQLEAEGFYDVLGHYKDYPPEWSALKEHEKRGNVEMVLLALDSLQSDFMEEHCLEAITRMNDARAFDAMHQRAQKRDKPSIRALGKMGSGALDAVETLVDYVDTDKDPALQKVTFKALGEIGSEEATQPLADKLVMDNDNVRPHAARALGLIGDARAVDPLTDTLEDDASPNVRASAAWALRQIGTEKALKAVADHTDDNSFIVQHEVDRAKQALEATTPTA